The following are encoded together in the Flavihumibacter fluvii genome:
- the infC gene encoding translation initiation factor IF-3: MAFPPRPPRGAFNPRFRKEQQQEHRTNQMIRVPQVRLVGENIEVGVYSIQDAQRIAQDQGLDLVEISPNADPPVCRIIDYNKFLYEKKKKDKEMKAKAKQSEVKEIRFTPNTDDHDFNFKAKHAEEFLKEGNKVKAYVQFRGRAIQFKDRGELLLLKFAERLSEFGVLEGMPKMEGKRMLAIWAPKSQKKKKESSSD, from the coding sequence ATGGCATTTCCACCCAGGCCTCCAAGGGGGGCTTTCAATCCCAGGTTCAGGAAAGAACAGCAACAGGAACACAGAACTAACCAGATGATCCGCGTACCGCAGGTACGATTGGTTGGTGAAAATATAGAAGTTGGTGTGTATTCCATTCAGGATGCGCAACGTATTGCCCAGGATCAAGGGCTGGATCTTGTGGAAATTTCCCCAAATGCCGATCCGCCGGTATGTCGGATCATTGATTACAATAAGTTCTTATACGAGAAGAAGAAGAAGGATAAGGAGATGAAGGCGAAAGCCAAGCAGTCTGAGGTGAAGGAAATCAGGTTCACACCAAATACAGATGATCATGATTTCAACTTCAAAGCCAAGCATGCAGAAGAATTCCTTAAAGAAGGCAATAAAGTAAAAGCTTATGTCCAGTTCAGGGGCCGGGCCATCCAGTTCAAGGACAGGGGTGAATTATTATTGTTGAAATTCGCAGAACGACTATCAGAATTTGGTGTTCTTGAAGGCATGCCAAAAATGGAAGGAAAAAGGATGCTGGCTATTTGGGCGCCCAAAAGCCAGAAAAAGAAAAAAGAAAGTTCTTCCGATTAA